One genomic window of Falco peregrinus isolate bFalPer1 chromosome 18, bFalPer1.pri, whole genome shotgun sequence includes the following:
- the CNP gene encoding 2',3'-cyclic-nucleotide 3'-phosphodiesterase isoform X3 encodes MSTQSAKERPESLQFPFLDDDDTISTVKESKTFFILRGLPGSGKTTLAQAIQDRYKDACKVISVDSYKITPLIRSSIPEEYTKVDEDLVDYCKRDISVIVLDDTHHERERLDQLFDIADKYRYKVIFAEPKTQWRMDCLQLKEKNQWKLSVEDLKKMKPSLEKEFLPMYFGWFLSKRSSENLRKAGQAFLDELGSLKAFKKESKYFASAIEDPKVKVDLTSYFVKRPPGVLHCTTKYTEFGKAAGAEEYAQQEVVKASYGKGFTLAVSALFITTKTVGARVELSEQQLLLWPGDADKILPADNLPKGSRAHITLGCANGIEAVQTGLDLLEFVKLEKAGNKGDEVGEIGGGKLLYFDNGMWMLVLSKKIDVKAIFSGYYGKGKLVPTQSTNKRGSAFSSCAII; translated from the exons atgTCTACTCAATCAGCGAAAGAAAGGCCTGAAAGCTTGCAGTTCCCGTTCCTTGACGACGATGATACCATCTCCACGGTCAAAGAATCtaaaaccttttttattttaagagggCTGCCTGGCAGTGGGAAGACCACTCTTGCCCAGGCTATCCAAGATAGGTATAAAGATGCCTGCAAGGTCATCTCTGTCGATAGCTATAAAATTACACCTTTAATAAGAAGCAGCATCCCTGAAGAGTACACAAAGGTGGATGAGGATCTAGTTGACTATTGCAAACGAGATATCAGTGTTATCGTTTTGGATGACACTCACCATGAGAGGGAACGACTGGACCAACTCTTTGACATTGCTGACAAGTACCGGTACAAAGTCATCTTTGCCGAGCCCAAAACCCAGTGGCGAATGGATTGcttgcagctgaaggaaaagaatCAATGGAAACTGTCGGTGGAAGACCTGAAGAAGATGAAGCCCAGCTTGGAGAAGGAATTCCTACCCATGTATTTTGGGTGGTTTTTGAGCAAAAGAAGTTCGGAGAACCTGAGGAAGGCTGGGCAGGCCTTCTTAGATGAGCTTGGAAGCCTCAAAGCCTTCAAAAAGGAGAGTAAATACT TTGCTTCCGCTATTGAAGATCCCAAAGTAAAAGTCGATCTCACCAGCTACTTTGTGAAGAGGCCGCCCGGGGTCTTACACTGCACCACAAAATACACAGAGTTTGGcaaagcagctggagctgaggaATACGCGCAGCAAGAA GTGGTGAAGGCTTCCTACGGCAAAGGCTTCACCTTGGCCGTTTCTGCTCTGTTCATCACGACAAAAACTGTTGGGGCTCGCGTGGAGCTGAGcgaacagcagctgctgctgtggcccGGAGATGCCGACAAGATCCTGCCCGCCGACAACCTCCCGAAAGGCAGCCGGGCTCACATCACCCTCGGCTGCGCCAACGGCATCGAAGCCGTCCAGACTGGGCTTGACCTGCTGGAGTTTGTGAAACTGGAAAAGGCGGGGAACAAAGGGGATGAAGTGGGGGAAATTGGAGGAGGGaaactgctgtattttgatAACGGTATGTGGATGCTCGTCCTTTCTAAAAAGATTGATGTGAAGGCGATATTCTCGGGTTActatggaaaaggaaaacttgtGCCAACGCAGAGCACCAACAAACGGGGCTCTGCTTTTAGTTCCTGCGCCATCATCTAG
- the CNP gene encoding 2',3'-cyclic-nucleotide 3'-phosphodiesterase isoform X2, producing MNRGFSKKSHTFLPKIFRKMSTQSAKERPESLQFPFLDDDDTISTVKESKTFFILRGLPGSGKTTLAQAIQDRYKDACKVISVDSYKITPLIRSSIPEEYTKVDEDLVDYCKRDISVIVLDDTHHERERLDQLFDIADKYRYKVIFAEPKTQWRMDCLQLKEKNQWKLSVEDLKKMKPSLEKEFLPMYFGWFLSKRSSENLRKAGQAFLDELGSLKAFKKESKYFASAIEDPKVKVDLTSYFVKRPPGVLHCTTKYTEFGKAAGAEEYAQQEVVKASYGKGFTLAVSALFITTKTVGARVELSEQQLLLWPGDADKILPADNLPKGSRAHITLGCANGIEAVQTGLDLLEFVKLEKAGNKGDEVGEIGGGKLLYFDNGMWMLVLSKKIDVKAIFSGYYGKGKLVPTQSTNKRGSAFSSCAII from the exons ATG AACAGAGGCTTCTCAAAGAAGAGTCACACGTTCCTGCctaaaatatttaggaaaatgTCTACTCAATCAGCGAAAGAAAGGCCTGAAAGCTTGCAGTTCCCGTTCCTTGACGACGATGATACCATCTCCACGGTCAAAGAATCtaaaaccttttttattttaagagggCTGCCTGGCAGTGGGAAGACCACTCTTGCCCAGGCTATCCAAGATAGGTATAAAGATGCCTGCAAGGTCATCTCTGTCGATAGCTATAAAATTACACCTTTAATAAGAAGCAGCATCCCTGAAGAGTACACAAAGGTGGATGAGGATCTAGTTGACTATTGCAAACGAGATATCAGTGTTATCGTTTTGGATGACACTCACCATGAGAGGGAACGACTGGACCAACTCTTTGACATTGCTGACAAGTACCGGTACAAAGTCATCTTTGCCGAGCCCAAAACCCAGTGGCGAATGGATTGcttgcagctgaaggaaaagaatCAATGGAAACTGTCGGTGGAAGACCTGAAGAAGATGAAGCCCAGCTTGGAGAAGGAATTCCTACCCATGTATTTTGGGTGGTTTTTGAGCAAAAGAAGTTCGGAGAACCTGAGGAAGGCTGGGCAGGCCTTCTTAGATGAGCTTGGAAGCCTCAAAGCCTTCAAAAAGGAGAGTAAATACT TTGCTTCCGCTATTGAAGATCCCAAAGTAAAAGTCGATCTCACCAGCTACTTTGTGAAGAGGCCGCCCGGGGTCTTACACTGCACCACAAAATACACAGAGTTTGGcaaagcagctggagctgaggaATACGCGCAGCAAGAA GTGGTGAAGGCTTCCTACGGCAAAGGCTTCACCTTGGCCGTTTCTGCTCTGTTCATCACGACAAAAACTGTTGGGGCTCGCGTGGAGCTGAGcgaacagcagctgctgctgtggcccGGAGATGCCGACAAGATCCTGCCCGCCGACAACCTCCCGAAAGGCAGCCGGGCTCACATCACCCTCGGCTGCGCCAACGGCATCGAAGCCGTCCAGACTGGGCTTGACCTGCTGGAGTTTGTGAAACTGGAAAAGGCGGGGAACAAAGGGGATGAAGTGGGGGAAATTGGAGGAGGGaaactgctgtattttgatAACGGTATGTGGATGCTCGTCCTTTCTAAAAAGATTGATGTGAAGGCGATATTCTCGGGTTActatggaaaaggaaaacttgtGCCAACGCAGAGCACCAACAAACGGGGCTCTGCTTTTAGTTCCTGCGCCATCATCTAG
- the ODAD4 gene encoding outer dynein arm-docking complex subunit 4 codes for MLASHSRAQRLFVSPPVRKAPCPPPTLRCCAATPALSQEPESKDEPCHSRAASRTQQHTTDLARGDVLILQAGSRSLSEQDSHTAPTALKLRAGDKHGLVARSKCYLKLGDTENALKDAEASLQNDKTFSKGLYQKAETLYTMGDFEFALVFYHRGYRLRPELQKFRLGIEKSQEAIVNCIGSPSSVKLENKEDLCFISRQAESKNTTQKPQIKLTKDQKWTRKQEPVRNPKTERQLLGELYADKAYLEKLLKDEDLMESSTKQGIKVADLVLSGISYLDTRSDFWQQQKPIYARVRERKLRQQRWIRDKKRNAAEVGRYIVKSMEDIDMLLTGDSPEESCKKAERVLKTIRGWPDNEVPNKNELIGNLYSCIGNAQLEMGQMEAALQSHKMDLEFARQNDLPDAVSRALDNIGRVYARIGKFQQAIDTWEEKIPMAKSSLEKTWLFHEIGRCYLELNKAEAAQNYGQKSLQSADEEGDAEWQLHATVLVAQAQVKLKDYRSAIIHFEKALDKAKLTHSEAAQKAIIIALDDVSKRFIEELNKRRGETTVNFPKENSSSAQKAEAKRD; via the exons ATGCTGGCCTCCCACTCCAGGGCTCAACGGCTGTTTGTGTCCCCACCCGTGCGTAAGGCACCCTGCCCACCTCCCACACTACGGTGCTGTGCAGCCACTCCAGCCCTGTCCCAGGAGCCAGAGTCTAAGGACGAGCCATGCCATTCCAGAGCCGCATCCAGAACCCAGCAGCATACCACTGATTTGGCCCGTGGTGACGTTTTAATCTtacaggctgggagcaggagcctTTCTGAGCAGGACAGCCACACCGCACCCACT GCGCTGAAGCTGAGAGCAGGAGACAAGCACGGTCTAGTTGCCCGCTCAAAATGTTACCTGAAACTTGGAGACACAGAAAATGCCCTGAAAGATGCTGAAGCTTCTCTccaaaatgacaaaacattCTCCAAG GGACTTTACCAAAAAGCTGAGACATTATATACCATGGGTGATTTTGAATTTGCATTGGTGTTTTATCATCGAGGCTACAGACTACGTCCAGAACTACAGAAGTTCAGGCTGGGTATCGAGAAATCCCAGGAGGCAATCGTCAACTGCATTGGAA GTCCATCCTCAGTTAAACTGGAGAACAAAGAGGATCTGTGCTTTAtaagcaggcaggcagag AGCAAAAATACGACCCAGAAACCGCAAATCAAACTGACTAAGGATCAAAAATGGACGAGGAAACAGGAGCCTGTGAGGAATCCAAAAACAGAGCGACAGCTTCTTGGAGAGCTTTATGCTGACAAGGCCTACCTAGAAAAGTTGCTCAAGGATGAAG atttgatggagagcagcacaaagcaggGGATCAAAGTAGCAGACCTGGTTTTGAGTGGCATTTCCTACCTCGACACACGCAGTGatttctggcagcagcagaagcctaTTTATGCCCGCGTGAGAGAGCGCAAGCTCAGGCAGCAAAGGTGGATCCGGGACAAGAAACGAAACGCAGCTGAGGTTGGCAGATACATTGTGAAGAGTATGGAAGACATCGATATGT TGCTGACTGGCGACTCCCCTGAAGAAAGCTGCAAGAAAGCTGAGCGTGTGCTAAAAACAATACGAGGGTGGCCAGATAATGAAGTTCCCAACAAGAACGAGCTGATTGGAAACCTCTACAGCTGCATTGGGAATGCCCAGCTGGAGATGGGCCAGatggaggcagctctgcaaagccatAAAATGGATCTGGAATTTGCCAGGCAGAA TGATCTGCCAGATGCTGTATCCAGAGCCCTTGATAACATTGGCAGAGTTTATGCCCGAATCGGCAAATTCCAGCAAGCTATTGACAC TTGGGAGGAGAAGATTCCAATGGCAAAATCCAGCTTGGAGAAGACCTGGCTGTTCCATGAAATTGGCCGATGTTACCTTGAGCTGAATAAAGCTGAAGCAGCCCAAAATTACGGACAGAAGTCCCTGCAGTCAGCAGATGAAGAGGGAGATGCTGAGTGGCAACTCCATGCTACGGTACTAGTGGCACAAGCACAAG TAAAATTAAAGGATTACCGGTCTGCAATCATCCACTTTGAAAAAGCACTTGACAAGGCAAAGCTTACTCACAGTGAAGCTGCTCAAAAGGCCATCATTATT GCCTTAGATGATGTGAGCAAAAGGTTCATTGAAGAGCTGAacaaaagaagaggagaaacaaCAGTTAACTTTCCTAAAG aaaacagctccAGTGCCCAGAAGGCAGAAGCGAAACGTGACTGA
- the CNP gene encoding 2',3'-cyclic-nucleotide 3'-phosphodiesterase isoform X1, with the protein MLLPGKVRPGSCGGNVRSLGVASLQNIFLLAFQNRGFSKKSHTFLPKIFRKMSTQSAKERPESLQFPFLDDDDTISTVKESKTFFILRGLPGSGKTTLAQAIQDRYKDACKVISVDSYKITPLIRSSIPEEYTKVDEDLVDYCKRDISVIVLDDTHHERERLDQLFDIADKYRYKVIFAEPKTQWRMDCLQLKEKNQWKLSVEDLKKMKPSLEKEFLPMYFGWFLSKRSSENLRKAGQAFLDELGSLKAFKKESKYFASAIEDPKVKVDLTSYFVKRPPGVLHCTTKYTEFGKAAGAEEYAQQEVVKASYGKGFTLAVSALFITTKTVGARVELSEQQLLLWPGDADKILPADNLPKGSRAHITLGCANGIEAVQTGLDLLEFVKLEKAGNKGDEVGEIGGGKLLYFDNGMWMLVLSKKIDVKAIFSGYYGKGKLVPTQSTNKRGSAFSSCAII; encoded by the exons aTGCTTCTCCCCGGAAAGGTTCGCCCTGGCTCGTGTGGTGGGAACGTGCGGTCTCTCGGGGTCGCTAGcctgcaaaacattttccttcttgcatTTCAGAACAGAGGCTTCTCAAAGAAGAGTCACACGTTCCTGCctaaaatatttaggaaaatgTCTACTCAATCAGCGAAAGAAAGGCCTGAAAGCTTGCAGTTCCCGTTCCTTGACGACGATGATACCATCTCCACGGTCAAAGAATCtaaaaccttttttattttaagagggCTGCCTGGCAGTGGGAAGACCACTCTTGCCCAGGCTATCCAAGATAGGTATAAAGATGCCTGCAAGGTCATCTCTGTCGATAGCTATAAAATTACACCTTTAATAAGAAGCAGCATCCCTGAAGAGTACACAAAGGTGGATGAGGATCTAGTTGACTATTGCAAACGAGATATCAGTGTTATCGTTTTGGATGACACTCACCATGAGAGGGAACGACTGGACCAACTCTTTGACATTGCTGACAAGTACCGGTACAAAGTCATCTTTGCCGAGCCCAAAACCCAGTGGCGAATGGATTGcttgcagctgaaggaaaagaatCAATGGAAACTGTCGGTGGAAGACCTGAAGAAGATGAAGCCCAGCTTGGAGAAGGAATTCCTACCCATGTATTTTGGGTGGTTTTTGAGCAAAAGAAGTTCGGAGAACCTGAGGAAGGCTGGGCAGGCCTTCTTAGATGAGCTTGGAAGCCTCAAAGCCTTCAAAAAGGAGAGTAAATACT TTGCTTCCGCTATTGAAGATCCCAAAGTAAAAGTCGATCTCACCAGCTACTTTGTGAAGAGGCCGCCCGGGGTCTTACACTGCACCACAAAATACACAGAGTTTGGcaaagcagctggagctgaggaATACGCGCAGCAAGAA GTGGTGAAGGCTTCCTACGGCAAAGGCTTCACCTTGGCCGTTTCTGCTCTGTTCATCACGACAAAAACTGTTGGGGCTCGCGTGGAGCTGAGcgaacagcagctgctgctgtggcccGGAGATGCCGACAAGATCCTGCCCGCCGACAACCTCCCGAAAGGCAGCCGGGCTCACATCACCCTCGGCTGCGCCAACGGCATCGAAGCCGTCCAGACTGGGCTTGACCTGCTGGAGTTTGTGAAACTGGAAAAGGCGGGGAACAAAGGGGATGAAGTGGGGGAAATTGGAGGAGGGaaactgctgtattttgatAACGGTATGTGGATGCTCGTCCTTTCTAAAAAGATTGATGTGAAGGCGATATTCTCGGGTTActatggaaaaggaaaacttgtGCCAACGCAGAGCACCAACAAACGGGGCTCTGCTTTTAGTTCCTGCGCCATCATCTAG